From the Candidatus Pantoea soli genome, one window contains:
- the arnE gene encoding 4-amino-4-deoxy-L-arabinose-phosphoundecaprenol flippase subunit ArnE, with protein MNLLLILIVSLLSCAAQLCQKQAAHAGARYGRARLAVWLMLSLLLLGIAMLLWLAVLQRVPVSMAYPMLSLNFVLVALAARLIWRETYSWRQWFGTLVIVAGVALMGSHL; from the coding sequence ATGAATCTGCTGCTGATCCTGATTGTCAGTCTGCTGAGCTGCGCTGCGCAGCTGTGCCAGAAACAGGCGGCGCACGCGGGCGCCCGGTATGGCAGAGCGCGGCTGGCGGTGTGGCTGATGCTCAGCCTGCTGCTGCTGGGCATCGCCATGCTGCTGTGGCTGGCGGTGCTGCAACGGGTACCGGTCAGTATGGCGTATCCAATGCTCAGCCTTAACTTTGTGCTGGTGGCGCTGGCAGCACGGCTGATCTGGCGCGAGACCTACAGCTGGCGGCAGTGGTTTGGCACGCTGGTTATTGTGGCCGGGGTGGCACTGATGGGGAGCCATTTATGA
- the arnF gene encoding 4-amino-4-deoxy-L-arabinose-phosphoundecaprenol flippase subunit ArnF, giving the protein MKGLLLALGSVLLVSLAQLMLRAAMLHFPALTALVSLQQWPPVSSLLLLVAGLAAYALSMLCWILALHHLPLNRLYPLLSLSYVLVWLAAILLPGFHEPFRWSGLAGVVLIVLGLLCVSLPGNAAKRGG; this is encoded by the coding sequence ATGAAAGGGTTGCTGCTGGCGCTGGGCAGCGTACTGCTGGTTTCACTGGCACAGCTGATGCTGCGGGCGGCGATGCTGCATTTTCCGGCGCTGACAGCGTTAGTGAGTCTGCAACAGTGGCCGCCGGTGTCGTCGCTGCTGCTGCTGGTCGCCGGGCTAGCCGCCTATGCGCTCTCCATGTTGTGCTGGATACTGGCGTTGCATCACCTGCCGCTCAATCGGCTTTATCCACTGTTAAGCCTGAGCTATGTGCTGGTGTGGCTGGCCGCGATCCTGCTGCCAGGCTTTCATGAGCCATTCCGCTGGAGCGGACTGGCGGGTGTGGTTCTGATTGTGCTGGGGCTGCTCTGCGTCTCTCTGCCGGGCAACGCCGCAAAGCGTGGTGGATAA